The DNA segment aaataggctgagtacctggtgcaagttcaatgctaaatttgatgtctcgaataggcggtaaaccaggaatctcgtctggaaaaacatcaggaaactTGCTAACAACCGGTATCTCAGACAACTCAGtactagacctctgaacatccattgcataaatcaagaatccttctgctcctttctgtagcaaacgagacatggataacacagaaatcaacggaattttggatcgagaacccttaccgaaaaacttccaatcgtctgccatctcaggtctgaatcgaaccactttctgaaagcaatctactgtcgccctatacttggtcagagcatcaatcccgacaatacagtcaaaatcagataatccaagtacgatgcagtcaatctcaatcgaattcccttcggattcAATTACATAATTTCGGACCATTCTCActgaaacaattcctccacccaaaggtgaagtaatagaaacaacatcagataatggctcagcaaataaatcatgcatctcgacaaatatttcagaaataaaacagtgagaaatacccatatcaatcaacacaaatgcaggataaccaaaaatcgaacagttacctgctatcacgtcattcggggctgcattggcttgatcctctgtcaaggcaaacaccctcgtCTGTTGTCGtggaggttggttctggttctgattacctccctgacgattctaatgctgaggctgaaaggaatggactgcagaagctgatctctcgggttgagctggcggtcgagaagaactgccgctctgagctctatcggttcctcgctgaggacagactctagcaaagtgacccggctgctggcagatgttgcaactaccaaacacgcctggacactgatcactcggatgacgtcctccacacttgctgcatgaagctccagaaaacccagaattctgtccagaactgaactgtctagagccactggaactcgatgaattgCTCCCAGGCTTCTTAAATTTCTTCCCCTTCGGTCTATACTGATATCtcctgtttctgccactgttgtctccctcaaccctctgagactgattcgactgctgagaaggttggtactgatactgagactgctgaggctgaaactgaacaggctgattcggaaaagatctctgctgctgctaaggagctacctgattacctcgttgcatcaagaatccggcttcggctcgctttgcttgatccatagcatctgcgaagttgttgggtcttccggtattgaccaaggtaaatatctcagggttcaagccattgatgaaatggtcggccttggcttcctcgttatctgcaacgtgaggtgcaaacctcaagagactgtcaaatttgctcacatagtcctcaatgctcaagttTCCTTGTTTTAggttcgcaaattcggcacccttttcctttcgatacgagacaggaaagaaacgcttgtAGAACTCGGCcttgaacaaactccaagtgataacgatgcctcgattctcattggCCCTCTTGgtcgtggtccaccaattcttggaaacaccctgcaactgatgactgactaacctgattatgcggtcatcggtatagtcgagggaatcaaagagctcatccatttcatctagccaactttcacaagcaacggAGTTCTCAGTACCCGTTAAAGTAGGTGGTCGGAAAGATCGGAATCTCTTCAGTAGAGTTTCCATCGGGGTtgcagttgcatcaaactgatccactctggtactatcctgatcattcggaggagttataactggcggcggattctcagtagaaggaggagtcaaaggtggttgatttcttctcaaagatcgtcgaggtaccatctgataacaaaggttaggacacaatatctcaactcaaattcaatctcaacctcaaatcctcggtgtccaaaactctgctctgagaacccatgaatctcaatgatattcgcaaacagataatagcacataatttatgctttataaattaaatcacagctcatgtaattcaattaattcaagaatcgataaagcatgctcgcacgtatttaaagtaatcatttaaataaatcaatcacatgcgaaaattcaattcatgcggactcgatctaccccgctcactctagttcaaatccaagaatcttatcgctctgataccacttaatgtgagaccccgtttctaatcttttattctcgaataattaaacaaaatcaaacaagATGAGCCGCGTAAAaaagaatcaatttttttttaaagggactcacgcgcgcccgcgccagaccatgcgcgcccgcgcatgcccCTCGGCCATCATGCGTGCCCGCACGGTAAGacccgcgcgcccgcgcatagccCTCGGGCAGGAAACCAAAATTTCTGCACAATGAGGCGCGCCCGCTCGTCaagtcgcgcgcccgcgcatagaCCTCGGGTTGCTGAATCCTGGGCAAGAAAATATTGACTCTACAAGCTCAAAATGATAATCTAAACAACCAAGGTTCCAATCAAAGATTAAACATGAAATAAGGCGTTCGAAACACCAACAGAACGATGTttaacaatacaagttcgacgGTAGTAAtcgttcgactaaacaaaatagaatacaagtccaaaagcaaccctacgacacacgaagtctcacttctatcatctcaccccgagctaacccaaacgactaggtccagctcctgatgctcctgttgccaagtacacaaacaaacaaagacaacagccagatataccggttagaaatataatttctaagtaaaagagacagacatgcaatatcaagtaaacacctcatattgaaatataataatcgataacaaatcaaaataagaatgaatgaatgcatggcttcaaaaactcgggactatcaaatcagataatcgaaatatccatcgttattcggttgggatcccggggccaagtcttcacaacaactcaccgacacacccattcggggtggatgtcgttcaactcaacccctagacttcaaagaaactataagaagtattctggcaattgaaaaaaactcgaaatccaaggccacttcaatatagctccctaaatcgtctaatttcaaaacgaatcgagaaatcggctcaatatgaatgcaagtgaaaatagaataacaatcaaattcactcaagcaaatgaacatgtagtatgtgattttcgggaactcgagaataagtcgatctcgatTATTCGTTTCCATTCGTTtcattgtcgacttttaccttttctcgaagcTCCAAGTGATTCAtgtcaacaagagataactcgatatcatagtctattcggataacaaactcaaagtcgatacaacaatcaataatataccgtcttcaattcttcaattgataaacaagtctccaagttcgatcaacttccgaatcctcaatcaactgtcaaaacatcgaatacggactcaatatcaactcggaattcaaactcaatcaaattcgatatacaaatcaaatcgaaccaaaaccgataactcaaactcgatttcgacggcataacggctataaactgactatccggaaatgcaaaccatcaaacaacaatcacaataactcaatcatcatcacaatccatcaaaacaacgcaaatccaacctcaatcaaaatcatcatttttgaatttcacctctaaaatcatataaaatccaaactttgttctttttccaaaccgatttcgaatacacgatctatactagctcaagaacgacatactccaatattatcaaattctgacaacccaacaaaatcgaagttcaagagatcgtagcaaaacttacgtctaaatgaagccctcgttgcggtgatcgtgaatctcaactcggaattgaaatctaacggtcggatcgagcgaatcaggGGAAAGGAAAAGCTTGAAAGCCATCCATGGCTTCGATCAGTACGTACGAACGAGAGAGAGGGAGGAGAAGGGAGAGGAGGGAAATGATTTGATGTGATGGTGAGGCAAGTTGCCTTAAGATATTATACAAAATCcactttttgcattttagtcctttatttctccaagttgcaaagtaaccccctgttaaatatcaaaacgatcctcaatcactaaaaattctgattatctcgattaaactcaataataataaaatcggggcattacactaCCATTATCGGATATCAGTCTCCTAGGTACCCCATACCAACACACTATATTCTTCCACAAAAATTTCAACACATCTCCTTCAGTGATCCTAGCCAAAGGCTCAGCTTCCACCCACTTCGAGAAATAATCAACCGCCACCAATAAAAACTTCTTTTGAGCAGGAGCTACGGGAAAAGGACCCACGATATCCATACCCCATTGATCAAAGGGGCAAGAAGAGACAATAGCTTTCATCAGCTCCGCGGGTTGATGTTGCAATCGAGCATGTCGTTGGCAACTATCACATGATGTGACCAACTCTTGGGCACTTCCCAAAATGTTAGGCCAACAATATCCCCCCAACAAAACCTTTCTTTCCAAAGCATGAGCTCCCAAGTGATTCCCGCAACACCCTTCATGTACTTCTCTAAGCACATAATCAGCCTCTTGATAACTTAAACACCGAAGGAGAGGTCCCCGCGAATGACCTCCTATATAAGACTTCCTCAATCAATATATATCTTGAACTCTTTAATTTCAACCTCCGAGCTTCCCTAGCGTCCTCGGGCAGCTTTCCTTccttcaaataattaattataacgaCCCTCCAATCCTCCGCTGATAGTTCAAGTATAACCGAGCTCATATGAGGTGCGAGCTCCACCTGAAATACTACATCTCTAGTTTTCCAACTCGCCATAGAACCAGCCATCTTCGCCAAAGCATCTGCTCTCTCATTTTCCCTTCTAGGTATCTGTTCGAAAACCACCTCCGCAAATTGTTCTTTTGCATTATCCACCTCTCGAGCATACTCAATAAGCTTTTCATTTTTCACATCATATGCCCCTTTCATTTGTTGTGCCACCAATTGTGAATCGGAAAAGACGTGTATCCATATGGCTCCCATATTCTTAGCCGCTCAAAGCCCAGCCAAAACGGCTTCGTATTCAGCTTCATTGTTAGATGCCTTGAAATCTAACTTCACTGCCAATTTCACCTCCTCACCAGTAGGAGAAATCAACAcccactacaacaaaaatggtcAACGACAACACTagaaagacaacgtttttttacAGAAAGCGTTGTTAAAAAaagaaagacaacgcttttatgagaaagcgttgtctttttttttaaaatttaagaaagacaacactttttttgtcatccacaacgctttttaaaaagcgttgtggatgAGCGTTTTTTTCATACCTTCCACGACGCTTTCAAATAAAAgcgtaaagaaaaaaaaatatacttaCAACACTTTGTTTAAAACCTAAAAAGAAAtagatatttaattaaataacccAACAGCTACCCGACCACTTTGACTCAAATAAATCGATTGAGCCCTAAGTCGCCATTATCAGTATCGCCGATTGATTTTCGAGAATGGTTGGGAAAGCACTGTCGCGATTATGAGTGCCGATTGTTTTTCGAGAATGGTTGGGGAAGACTTGTAGAAAACCACTGTTGTGAGCAGCCGTGCCGAAATACTCCAAAGAGGTAACAAGCTGCGATTGCTTTGATTTCTTGCACTGCGTAAGCTAATTTTTCCATTTGTTCCTGGGTTTAATCAATGTGGGCTGCCATTTTGCTGGAGCACAAATCTGTGCAGGCACGATTTGTGTTGCTTTGCTTCTACGATTTTCTGCTTGAGCGTGTGTTGCTGTGCAGGGCGCGATTgtgtttttaaatttgtttgcAGTAGATTTCTCCCTTACACTGCTGCTGATCGGGTCACTTACTTCTGCCTGCAAGGTGTTTGGTTTTATGCTTATTGCAGTGTAATCGACATCTCCATTGCTGCTTAGAGGTATTTTGGCTTGAAACCCTTCTGGTTTTAGGTGTTTTTGTGATTGTGTGCGTGTCTTCTCCTTTGTGTTGTTGGTTCTTGCGTTGGTTTGTAGTGGAGTGGCTGTTGGTGGTGGTGCTTGATTGAGTTCTTCTTGCTGCCATTACACACAAGACACCAAAAAACACAGAACAATTACACAGCCTTTCACCAAATATAAAAACATCAAATCATATTATAA comes from the Henckelia pumila isolate YLH828 chromosome 1, ASM3356847v2, whole genome shotgun sequence genome and includes:
- the LOC140869595 gene encoding uncharacterized protein: MGAIWIHVFSDSQLVAQQMKGAYDVKNEKLIEYAREVDNAKEQFAEVVFEQIPRRENERADALAKMAGSMASWKTRDVVFQVELAPHMSSVILELSAEDWRVVIINYLKEGKLPEDAREARRLKLKSSRYILIEEVLYRRSFAGTSPSVFKLSRG